In Cryptococcus deuterogattii R265 chromosome 4, complete sequence, a genomic segment contains:
- a CDS encoding methionine aminopeptidase type I has product MFRVPSQIFKRAYHPGPSRFGSYPLLLSSSAITSYPKPLPVPDHIRRPQYVPSNFFTAPWGEHNTPEMGVDNETEGGRIGMGSKEERDVRMACKVAAEILKRAGDSVIKPGLTTAQVDKAIHKMIIEHGAYPSPLGYSNYPKSCTTSINNVIVHGIPDDRPLHPQDIINIDLTIYLNGYHGDTSATFVLPEVDKLGRELVSATQEALDLGIRVCKPGVQLSEIGKVIGEFSRRHGFSVNSQISGHGIGKVFHQPPWIFHDVNSEPGKMMPGDCFTIEPCLVQGAKSRGDLWDDGWTLATETGARAAQFEHQVLITDDGVEILTI; this is encoded by the exons ATGTTCAGAGTGCCTTCACAAATATTCAAGAGGGCGTATCATCCAGGCCCTTCACGCTTTGGTtcatatcctcttcttttgtcTTCCTCAGCCATCACATCCTACCCGAAACCCCTACCGGTTCCAGACCATATCCGTCGCCCGCAGTATGTGCCAAGCAACTTTTTTACCGCCCCATGGGGGGAGCATAATACTCCAGAGATGGGAGTAGATAATGAAACTGAAGGGGGAAGGATAGGTATGGGCAgtaaggaggagagagatgttCGAATGGCTTGCAAAGTTGCCGCAGAGATTCTGAAGAGGGCAGGCGACAGTGTTATAAAG CCAGGATTAACAACAGCCCAGGTGGACAAAGCCATTCATAAAATGATCATTGAGCATGGCGcttatccttctcctctggGGTACTCCAACTATCCTAAAAGCTGCACGACGTCTATCAACAACGTTATTGTTC ATGGTATACCTGACGA CCGCCCTTTACATCCCCAAGACATCATAAATATCGACCTGACAATCTATCTGAACGGATACCATGGAGACACGTCAGCCACATTCGTCCTTCCTGAAGTTGACAAGCTTGGACGTGAGCTTGTATCCGCTACCCAAGAAGCACTAGATCTGGGCATTCGAGTGTGTAAACCAGGCGTGCAACTCAGCGAAATTGGAAAGGTGATTGG GGAATTTTCTAGGAGACATGGATTTTCTGTGAATTCCCAGATATCAGGACATGGTATCGGCAAAGTGTTCCACCAACCACCGTGGATTTTCCATGATG TGAACTCAGAGCCGGGAAAAATGATGCCAGGAGATTGCTTCACTATCGAACCTTGTCTCGTACAAGGCGCCAAGTCGAGGGGTGATTTATgggatgatggatggaCGTTGGCGACAGAG ACGGGAGCTCGGGCCGCCCAATTCGAGCATCAGGTACTAATCACAGACGATGGGGTAGAAATCTTGACAATATAA